A region from the Arachis ipaensis cultivar K30076 chromosome B01, Araip1.1, whole genome shotgun sequence genome encodes:
- the LOC107608255 gene encoding F-box/LRR-repeat protein At3g58900-like: MQQSSEDYKQKRAKFHNKEEDPIINQLPDGIPVTILSKLAINEAARTSILSRKWRHLWKFFSGALEFDGSPVMKDMKKDINKASGRQLQMAMEIMFDAERKTYTNWINELLSSLKSPTLEGLRFWFHVATDYDVEKWLQYAIQKKVHKLELYFGHSFEYVLPLHLFKVENFDSLCVLRLKFVNLTSEMLEYLLCCCPSLETLSLNSSGVPNSMNISSSSGSSLKLKCLELVRCWELRNLEICAENLVSFKYCGPHLDTEFRSVPRLVEAEFGGSYVEFTRESFLSQIKVLKLDITQNVPQVIAPPITTKFESTYHLTIYSDLLKHKVTLEVSLLTIPTNLVISGLVQIMTYTKISTADAYGT; encoded by the exons ATGCAGCAATCATCAGAAGATTATAAACAGAAGAGAGCAAAATTTCACAATAAAGAAGAGGATCCCATCATAAACCAATTGCCAGATGGAATCCCTGtaacaattttatcaaaattggCAATAAATGAAGCAGCTAGGACCAGCATCCTCTCAAGAAAATGGAGGCACCTATGGAAATTCTTCTCTGGAGCCTTAGAGTTTGATGGTTCACCAGTGATGAAAGACATGAAAAAGGATATTAATAAGGCTTCAGGGAGACAATTACAAATGGCAATGGAGATCATGTTTGATGCAGAAAGGAAAACATACACAAATTGGATCAATGAGTTGTTGAGTTCACTTAAAAGTCCAACACTTGAAGGATTGAGATTTTGGTTCCATGTTGCCACTGACTATGATGTTGAAAAGTGGCTTCAATATGCAATTCAGAAGAAGGTTCATAAGCTAGAGCTATATTTTGGGCACTCATTTGAATATGTTCTTCCATTGCATTTGTTCAAAGTGGAAAATTTTGACTCCTTATGTGTTTTGAGGTTGAAATTCGTTAACTTGACCAGTGAGATGCTAGAATATTTACTTTGTTGCTGCCCTTCACTTGAAACTTTGAGTTTAAATAGTTCAGGAGTTCCAAATTCTATgaacatttcttcttcttcaggtTCATCATTGAAGCTGAAATGTTTAGAGTTGGTGAGGTGTTGGGAGCTGAGGAACCTGGAAATTTGTGCTGAGAATTTGGTGTCATTCAAATACTGTGGACCCCATTTGGACACAGAATTCAGAAGTGTTCCAAGACTTGTGGAAGCAGAATTCGGAGGATCCTATGTGGAGTTCACTAGAGAGAGCTTTCTCTCTCAAATAAAAGTGCTTAAATTGGATATTACACAAAATGTACCTCAAGTG ATTGCACCTCCT ATTACTACAAAATTCGAGTCAACATATCATTTGACGATATATTCAGATCTTCTAAAACATAAAGTAACATTAGAGGTTTCTTTGCTAACCATCCCAACTAATTTAGTAATATCTGGTCTAGTGCAAATCATGACGTACACAAAGATTTCCACGGCAGATGCATACGGTACTTGA